A stretch of DNA from Ricinus communis isolate WT05 ecotype wild-type chromosome 4, ASM1957865v1, whole genome shotgun sequence:
cagtaacgttatttgtttattctttatatgttttagGCTTCGTAAGTCCAACACCAGTTAGTCATTAAGCAcattcattataaaaattaaaaaagtcaCACCTAAAGCaacaagaaatttaaatttataacattttttatttgtcaataaaacATCTTTGAAGGACTTCGTTTCTTCCTATTTAAATTAGGCTTTAAGGGCATCAATAATATTGTCATCGttgatttaatattacttttaattaaCCACTTTCTATTAAACTGTTTAGAAAGTGGCGGTccataaaaatattgtttatgCAATCTcagttgatttttttattataaatatgaatttcaaaatacctttaatttgaaaagaagaaaaataacttaGTAAACAGTTTAgatacaattttaattttaaatgttgttatttgaaaatcattaattttaaatgttaagaggaaaaagaaaaaagaagaagcctGTAAGCATTCAGTGTGTGTTCACCGTTCAAGTGGTAAGCTTAGCTACCGCCTACCgataataaaggaaaaaaacaaaaataaaaatatggcCCACCCCACATGGCCTGTGATAAGACCCAATATATCCCCAGCTCTTTAGGGCCCCCCCTCCGCGGAACTTCTTTCTATCTTTTCTCTCTTCCCTTTCTgcctctttcttctttcatctttcttcttcttgctgctgctgctcctgTCTTTTTAACTCTCTTATAAATACCCACAGCTCGCCCCTCCCctctttcttctctctctctgtatatcatttctttatttatttatttaaaaagaaaaccaggAGAAGATGGGCTTACAGAGCCAGCTGAACGACGTGTCATCTGACTCAATCCCTCTGCTCCTCTTAGCCCTCATAGCCAAATCCATAGATCATCTCcgctctttcttcttctctatcttCCACTCTATGGCTCTCCCCCGATTCACCAATTCCCAATCCATACTCTTTGACGAAGGTTTATTGATCGACTCAATGGGGTCTGGGCTCTCCAGCCTTATAGTCCTCGCCGAACAGCTCAACGTCAACCGTCTGTTTTCTTACAGGTACCGCAGTTGTGGTGGTAATGATGACAATCATAATAGAGGAGGGGCAGGAGCAGGAGCAGGAGGTGGAGGAGGATCGGATTGTGTGGTGTGCTTGTGCGCGTTAAGTGATGGTGATCAGGTTAGGAAGCTCGATTGTAGACACGTGTTCCATAAAGATTGCTTTGATGATTGGCTTCGTCAGCTCAAATTTAACTGCCCTCTTTGCCGTTCTCCTCTCGTTTCTGGTCAGCGCGTGCTCTCCACGCGCAGCCGCGTCGCTGGTGATTTAGTTGCCTGGTTCTCCGTCCGGTGATGCGCTCTTGCACGATGAGCGATTGATTGATCGATCGATCGATCGACCGTCGGTGGTTTGGTCGTGCGGTGATCCATCGGTGAATGGTGATGATGTTATATGTATTGAtaggaattttctttttctttttaattttagttttggaATTTTTGATCaactccttttttttttctttttttaatttttccccTTTTTTAAGAGCTCTTGAgagttctttttattttttctttactgtttttttcctttttaactGCTGTAAATTCTTTAGGTTTTAGTACTTATTACCAAGGATACTGTTGTACTCATGCTATTCACAATTTAGAATtacattttttcttaaaggaTTTATGTTTTCGTCTGTTTAACTCGTATAATTTTTCGAAGAATCATCAAAATATCGTTATATCtccagaaaaaagaaaaagatttaagAGTAAGCGTGAGGATATAGATTGATGAGAAAAAGGAACaagaactaaataaaaaagtgaTTTATTTGGATTGAAAATTGTGATTGGAAAAGTAAGAGGTGATGAGTTTAGAATTGGACGTGTCATTTTGTGGTTGGTGTAAGGGCAAATgcattttgaagaaaaataacaagaaaaggGGAAAGCATTAGAAAGAACTACAAGTAGAGGCGCATGTGCTTTTCATGTTATAAAGTTGtagagaaataataatatcttctttttttctttacctaTAAACGAAGAAACCTTTCAAACATTATGTAACATTGCAAATTATGAACTTTAATTAGTTTGACACTTCCAAGTTTGGTCCCTAATGTTTGGCCCATGGCTCGCATATGCTCTTGAAATGAATTTTGAGacaaaaaattgcaaattaattaaaaacgaATATATAAGCCTCTAAGTTAACTTTACtgcataattatattattaaacgTTAAAAAAAGCTCAAGTGGACGATAGTGGGGCTCTTTCCAATAACAATATTATGTTTGATTGTTGAAACAGACCTTCTTCTTTCAATATTTCTTCCATCTCTAATATTTCCTATTTTGAAAccctaaagatctaaagtcTAGAATTGGAAAGGGAAGtagaaaattctaaattaaactTATCAGCAAAATTGAAAAAGGTAAGCAAATCTTTCCTCATCAGCCTTatcctctcttttcttttatttttatttttctgtcaTTTGTTACCtgtgattttttatttgcagGGAGCGTGGACAATCTTACTTTATATCATTACCGTTTGCCGGAGCCCTACCATCATCAACTGGTATTAAGGTCGTCAGTGGGGCGTGGACAGTCCATAACTCGTTTTCCACTGCTGTTGTTTGTTGGAGCTCTGTTGTTGATTGCTACCGTTTGCTAGAGCTATGCCGTCGTTCGCTACTATTTGCTGGAGCTCTGCCGTCGACTCCTACAGTTAGGGAGAGCTTTACCATCGTCCTTTGTCATAGTCCCTTACTTTTATTTAGtctctatttcatttttttgttatgTGTGTTTAATATAGtgaaattttgataatcatcATCATTTAGTGgttatatatagaatttgatttgatgAGGTTTTGATAATCattatcatttcttttttttttcacaattataaaacttaaatgtttaaattcaatttctaaatttttttatttcacctCACTTGCTTTACAATGCTTTTGTCTGATGAAACCTTAAATAGAAATCGTTGCCAGTAACAAAGATATCATATTTGGTCCATGTTTATACTGCAAGGCCTCATCAGTTGGCATTGTCCCTGTTATTGCTAGCTCCTTTGCCAAGAATGAGTTGATGAAATAAATGCTATCTAATTATCATTGTGTAAAGAGTTAGGGTTTTAGTTAAGTTGTCAATTTAATAGGGACCACTTACTCGTAAAGTTTTTTCCATGTCATTCATATATTATGacaatttatttcaaaattgatCATTGTTAAAAAAGGGTTTTTATATATCAGTTTGTAATTGATTTGCAAGGCTTTTGTTCCAAAATTTACTTCAAGGGCACATGTGAGCCACATACCAAACATTAGGAGCCAAATTGTACCTTTGCCCTTTAGTTGTCCTTTCTGGGATGTTTTAAGCGGTGCTTTACATTTTTGTCATTTGTACTTTCGTTTCcctcttttaaataaaagggGAATGTGTTAAAGTTTGATACTTTTGGTGACCTTCCAATTGGAATAAGTCAGTCATTGGGTAGACGGCTGTAAGTGGCCCAAGACAGAAGAAATGAAGCTGCATCAATTTGATGGGCTGGATCTCAACCACTTCTTCGATATGTCTGTTTGTACATTTACATTACAATTAATGTGTTGCGAttgattgttttcttttggggTTTGGAAGATAGATGCTCAGATTGGGACCTCTCAGAAAGAGGCCTCTCTCTATTGCTCTAAGTTTCACACTTGGTTCACGTTCAATTCTGGAAAAAAAGGCAGACTATATGGcacaaatatatttatttaagtttttatataaaacGGTTGAATGAGGATTTTCTCTGATTAGAATAAGACTTGTCCCGGTAGGCCAAATAAGTCCTTTTGACTTCTACTAATTTAACATAACACTTGCCATTTCTGATTCAATTAGCTTTATTTCTTcaaatgtaaataaattttaataaatttaaacaaataatttataaataatattattaaattgtgttttttttattttttaattgcattgtttatttttattatatatttagtttttcaGTTAATTGATATGGactttcaaattcaaaatttgcaATTAAAACCCTAGTTGTCAAATTCTTCAAACCTCAACGTCCTTTCCATTATCAATGTCATGTGTCttatttttccaattaaacaaataagaaCTGGAGAGGCATCGACCATtggattgtaattaattaatatatatatatatatatatatttattaattttataaaattctgaataattttaatttatggaataataattagtattaataatataCTTAGTAACTTgttaaagtattttaaaatcaaagaaaataaacctttACTATATTATGTATCTAAATTAACATTGTTTAGTGATGATGATTTGAAAAGTTgtttgaattttagaaaactcTCTATAACATTATATGCTTTCCTAATTTTGATggcttatatttatttttaagattaaatattataaaaagattataaacaaaaagatattaaattttatcaaaaaaaaaat
This window harbors:
- the LOC8275105 gene encoding E3 ubiquitin-protein ligase RHA2A, whose product is MGLQSQLNDVSSDSIPLLLLALIAKSIDHLRSFFFSIFHSMALPRFTNSQSILFDEGLLIDSMGSGLSSLIVLAEQLNVNRLFSYRYRSCGGNDDNHNRGGAGAGAGGGGGSDCVVCLCALSDGDQVRKLDCRHVFHKDCFDDWLRQLKFNCPLCRSPLVSGQRVLSTRSRVAGDLVAWFSVR